One window of Anaerolineales bacterium genomic DNA carries:
- a CDS encoding alpha/beta fold hydrolase → MPAIDLTRLRKQANRLADFFFLPDEFMKHLREILEFYVNYTLRTVENVAPGSNLKTYRTPPAVLTHIQNELRLKAEENPHFALELADLLWDEGALETRLLASYLLGRIPPQEQRLLPRITAWTQQIRDPEVRVALLTTSLTRMRKETPNQFLVLVREYLHPERQRTWSNGIQALIPMIADSDFENLPAVFDLVEPIVEAAPSTLQYDLTDLIVTLYRASPNETVFMLKHILTTTENQMTSVTMRRISPDFPPPLQKELRDLLRPQSLVVARPSEPDDFIDENAPSEEKATPALAGGAREPARKPRKKKMDNSHIIYLHGSESNSQSGKARQFAEKFPGMVTPDFIGGFDERMAQLKKILGRKKGWTIIGSSLGGLMGTVFTCKNPDRVRKLILLAPALMKGPFGSYLDLKPVSVPTTVIHGTADDVVPLDEARTYAEKFFTNLKYIVVNDGHRLQEAFKELNWEEILGDDTESKVS, encoded by the coding sequence ATGCCCGCCATCGACCTGACCCGCCTCCGCAAACAAGCGAACCGTTTAGCAGATTTCTTCTTCCTGCCAGACGAGTTCATGAAGCATCTGCGTGAGATATTGGAGTTCTACGTCAATTACACGCTGCGCACGGTGGAAAATGTCGCCCCGGGCTCAAACCTCAAGACCTACCGCACGCCCCCCGCTGTCTTAACTCATATTCAAAATGAACTGCGCCTCAAAGCGGAGGAAAATCCGCACTTCGCGCTCGAACTCGCCGACCTGCTCTGGGACGAAGGGGCACTCGAAACACGCCTGCTTGCTTCGTATTTACTTGGGCGCATCCCACCGCAGGAGCAACGCCTGCTTCCCCGCATCACCGCATGGACTCAGCAGATCCGCGATCCGGAAGTGCGCGTGGCATTGCTCACGACAAGTCTCACCCGCATGCGCAAGGAAACGCCGAATCAATTCCTCGTCCTTGTGCGTGAATACCTGCATCCCGAACGACAACGCACCTGGTCGAACGGCATTCAAGCGCTCATCCCCATGATCGCAGACTCAGACTTTGAGAACCTGCCAGCCGTCTTCGACCTCGTCGAACCCATCGTCGAAGCCGCCCCGTCCACCCTGCAATATGATCTCACTGATCTCATCGTCACGCTCTATCGCGCTTCGCCTAATGAAACTGTATTTATGCTGAAACACATTCTCACTACCACTGAGAATCAAATGACATCGGTCACCATGCGCCGCATCTCGCCAGACTTCCCGCCTCCTTTGCAAAAGGAACTGCGCGACCTGCTCCGCCCGCAATCATTGGTCGTCGCCAGACCCTCTGAGCCCGATGACTTCATCGACGAGAACGCGCCCTCTGAAGAAAAAGCCACACCTGCCCTGGCGGGCGGTGCCAGGGAACCCGCCCGCAAGCCGAGAAAAAAGAAAATGGATAACTCACACATCATCTACCTCCATGGCTCCGAAAGCAACAGCCAGAGCGGCAAAGCACGTCAGTTCGCGGAGAAGTTTCCCGGCATGGTCACACCAGATTTCATCGGTGGGTTCGACGAGCGCATGGCGCAGCTCAAAAAGATCCTAGGCCGCAAAAAAGGTTGGACGATCATTGGCTCCTCTCTGGGCGGATTAATGGGAACGGTCTTCACCTGCAAAAATCCGGATCGAGTCCGCAAGTTGATACTGCTCGCCCCGGCTTTGATGAAAGGACCCTTCGGCTCATATCTTGATCTTAAGCCTGTCTCTGTACCCACGACCGTCATCCACGGGACAGCGGATGATGTCGTCCCGCTCGACGAGGCACGCACCTACGCCGAGAAATTCTTCACCAATCTAAAATACATCGTCGTGAACGATGGTCACCGCCTGCAAGAGGCGTTCAAGGAATTGAATTGGGAAGAAATTCTCGGGGACGATACGGAGTCCAAAGTCTCCTGA
- a CDS encoding FAD-binding oxidoreductase, with protein MKQHNYWHTTVQMPDPSTGSGQALTSIPAKVDVAIIGGGYTGLSAARTLAKQGVSVVVLEAENIGWGASSRNGGMTLTGLKPAMQTVIKKYGRELAKELFQCSLDSVNIVEQIVREENIDCGFARTGHLLTANKPKHYESLQGEVEFMAKEFNHDVRLVSPKDLRSEIGTDLYHGALVDEVSGGLNPAQYVVGLADAAVRAGAKLCARARVTKIEREENRFFIQTERGNLEAESVLVATSGYTGGVTKKFQKKIIPIGSFIIATERLPDELAHELSPKNRMIFDYKHFLNYFRLWDNRMIFGGRAAFFPENENTIAQSGEILRREMIQVYPQLKDVKVEYVWGGTLDFAFDQMTHVGEEDGIFYSLGYAGHGVAMATYLGATVADAMMNGNIEEHPFAKFDFPGAPLGLYNGSPWFLPFAGLWYKILDLIE; from the coding sequence ATGAAACAACACAACTACTGGCACACCACAGTCCAAATGCCGGACCCCTCGACAGGCTCAGGGCAGGCTCTCACCTCCATCCCCGCCAAAGTGGATGTGGCGATCATCGGCGGCGGATACACAGGTTTGAGCGCAGCGCGGACGCTGGCGAAGCAGGGCGTGAGTGTGGTCGTGCTCGAAGCGGAGAATATCGGTTGGGGAGCGAGTTCCCGCAATGGCGGCATGACGTTAACCGGGCTGAAACCAGCCATGCAAACGGTCATCAAAAAATATGGGCGGGAGCTGGCAAAGGAATTGTTTCAGTGCTCGCTGGATTCTGTCAACATCGTCGAGCAGATCGTCAGGGAGGAAAATATTGACTGCGGTTTTGCGCGGACAGGCCACTTGCTGACAGCGAACAAGCCGAAGCACTACGAGTCTCTGCAAGGCGAAGTGGAATTCATGGCGAAGGAATTCAATCACGACGTGCGGCTGGTCTCGCCGAAAGACTTGCGCTCTGAGATCGGTACGGATTTGTATCACGGCGCGCTCGTGGATGAAGTCAGCGGCGGGTTGAATCCGGCTCAATATGTGGTGGGACTCGCAGATGCAGCAGTCAGGGCGGGGGCAAAACTCTGCGCGCGAGCGCGGGTCACCAAGATCGAGCGAGAAGAGAACCGGTTCTTCATCCAAACAGAAAGGGGGAATTTGGAGGCGGAGTCCGTTTTGGTGGCGACATCCGGGTATACAGGCGGGGTCACAAAGAAATTTCAAAAGAAGATTATCCCGATTGGTTCGTTCATTATTGCAACAGAACGACTCCCGGATGAACTCGCGCACGAACTCAGCCCGAAGAATCGCATGATCTTTGATTACAAACATTTCCTGAATTATTTCAGGCTGTGGGATAACCGCATGATCTTTGGCGGACGCGCGGCGTTCTTCCCGGAGAATGAAAACACGATTGCTCAAAGCGGTGAGATTTTGCGGCGCGAGATGATTCAGGTATACCCGCAATTGAAGGACGTGAAGGTGGAATACGTCTGGGGCGGCACGCTTGATTTTGCATTCGATCAAATGACCCACGTGGGCGAAGAGGATGGGATTTTTTATTCGCTGGGCTATGCCGGGCATGGCGTGGCGATGGCGACGTATTTGGGCGCGACAGTTGCCGATGCGATGATGAATGGAAATATCGAAGAGCACCCCTTCGCGAAGTTCGATTTCCCCGGCGCGCCTTTGGGGTTGTATAACGGCAGCCCCTGGTTTTTGCCGTTCGCAGGATTATGGTACAAGATTTTGGATTTGATTGAGTAG
- the acs gene encoding acetate--CoA ligase: protein MAKKKEMEGEVYYPSEQVVAQARVKDWEAMAEKADKDLEGFWAAEASELEWYKKWDKVLDDSKKPFFKWFTGAKVNIVHNAIDRHLKTYRKNKLALIWESEDGKEHLTYSYFAMNREVSRMANIIKAMGVRKGDRVTIYMGRVPEIVFAMLACAKIGAVHSVVFGGFSAEALHGRIEDSQSKLVITQDGNYVNGKIVNLKRTVDEALKRCPSVENVLVVRRTGQDTPMDPLRDHWYHELAKLPVANGKCPTEEMDAEDPLYILYTSGSTGKPKAILHVHGGYMVGTYTTLKYVFDLKDEDRFWCAADPGWVTGHSYIVYGPLLNGATSFMFEGGPAYPYPNRWWQCVERYGINILYTAPTAIRGLMRFGEAWPNKHDLSSLRLLGSVGEPINPEAWKWYHRVIGKEQCPIMDTWWQTETGMFMITPTPTVPLKPGSGTRPFFGQQAEIVDEAGNPVKDGDEGYLVLKRPWPSMLRTIYGDPDRYVNQYWSKFPGKYLAGDSARRDADGYYWIIGRVDDVINVSGHRLGTAEIESALVSHPAVAEAAAIGLPHEVKGTGIHAFCLLRAGFAPSESLAEELRQHVAKVISPIARPEDVKFVDKLPKTRSGKIMRRVLKARAQGLPEGDVSTLEE, encoded by the coding sequence ATGGCGAAGAAGAAGGAAATGGAAGGCGAAGTCTATTATCCGTCTGAGCAGGTCGTCGCGCAGGCGCGCGTGAAGGATTGGGAGGCGATGGCTGAAAAAGCCGACAAGGACCTGGAGGGCTTCTGGGCGGCGGAAGCCTCTGAATTGGAATGGTATAAAAAGTGGGACAAGGTACTGGACGACTCAAAGAAACCTTTCTTCAAATGGTTTACCGGCGCGAAGGTCAACATCGTCCACAACGCGATCGACCGGCATCTCAAAACATATCGCAAGAACAAACTTGCCCTGATCTGGGAAAGCGAAGACGGCAAGGAACATCTCACGTATTCATACTTTGCCATGAACCGCGAAGTCTCGCGCATGGCGAACATCATCAAAGCCATGGGCGTGCGCAAAGGCGACCGCGTGACCATCTACATGGGGCGCGTCCCGGAAATCGTCTTTGCCATGCTGGCGTGCGCAAAGATCGGCGCGGTGCATTCGGTCGTCTTCGGCGGATTCTCGGCGGAAGCATTGCACGGACGCATCGAAGACAGCCAGTCGAAACTGGTCATCACGCAGGACGGCAACTACGTCAACGGCAAGATCGTCAATCTCAAACGCACAGTGGACGAGGCTCTTAAGCGATGCCCGTCCGTCGAAAATGTTCTGGTTGTGCGGCGCACCGGGCAGGACACGCCCATGGATCCGCTCCGCGATCACTGGTATCACGAACTTGCAAAACTCCCCGTCGCGAATGGAAAATGCCCCACAGAAGAAATGGATGCGGAGGACCCGCTCTACATCCTTTACACATCCGGTTCCACCGGCAAACCCAAAGCCATCCTTCATGTTCACGGCGGATATATGGTCGGGACGTACACGACGCTCAAATATGTTTTCGACCTCAAAGACGAAGACCGATTCTGGTGCGCGGCAGATCCCGGCTGGGTGACCGGACATTCGTATATCGTTTATGGTCCGCTGCTCAACGGCGCGACCTCATTCATGTTCGAAGGCGGACCGGCATATCCGTACCCGAATCGCTGGTGGCAGTGTGTCGAACGTTACGGAATCAACATCCTCTACACCGCGCCCACAGCCATCCGCGGATTGATGCGCTTTGGCGAGGCATGGCCCAATAAACACGATCTCTCATCCCTGCGCCTGCTCGGCAGTGTCGGCGAGCCGATCAACCCCGAAGCATGGAAGTGGTATCACCGCGTCATCGGCAAGGAGCAATGTCCCATCATGGATACGTGGTGGCAGACCGAGACCGGCATGTTCATGATCACGCCCACGCCGACGGTCCCGCTCAAGCCCGGCTCAGGCACACGCCCATTCTTCGGTCAACAAGCCGAGATCGTGGATGAGGCGGGGAATCCGGTCAAGGATGGGGACGAGGGATATCTCGTCCTCAAGCGGCCGTGGCCCTCGATGCTTCGTACCATCTATGGCGACCCGGATCGTTACGTGAACCAATACTGGTCCAAGTTCCCGGGCAAATACCTCGCCGGAGATTCCGCCCGCCGCGATGCGGATGGCTATTACTGGATCATCGGCCGCGTGGACGATGTGATCAACGTCTCGGGGCACCGCCTCGGCACAGCAGAGATCGAATCAGCGCTGGTGAGTCATCCTGCCGTTGCTGAAGCGGCGGCGATCGGCCTTCCGCACGAAGTCAAAGGGACGGGCATCCATGCATTTTGTTTGCTGCGCGCCGGTTTCGCTCCCTCCGAATCGTTAGCCGAAGAATTGCGCCAGCACGTCGCCAAGGTCATCAGCCCGATCGCAAGACCCGAAGACGTGAAGTTCGTGGATAAACTTCCAAAAACGAGAAGCGGCAAGATCATGCGCCGCGTGTTGAAGGCAAGGGCGCAGGGATTGCCGGAAGGCGATGTGAGCACGTTGGAGGAATAG